The DNA segment AAAATATAAACATTTCATTCATGCATGCTATAATAACTACCATTATGGTGGTTATGGTAGCTGTACAACTTtgagaatatttaaaaatttttattaaaattaggatgatattttctttttttactatttgaaaatacttttgattaaagaaaaaataaaaaaaattattttaattttaacaacactttttagatattatcaaaattaaaaactatCATAACCATCGTAACGTTAACCATCATCACCTCTATATTCTTCATGAACAACTAATACATAACATCGGATGATAATAGTTGTTGGCCATTTTTATTTGGAGCTTATGCAAACCTGGCTTAGTTTGGTAAATCTTTTCGAAAATGTGTACTTTTCAAAAGCATAAACACTTCATTTTgtatttggtaaattaaaaaattaatgtgcTTAtacttgtaattttttaaagttgGTTTGcgcttattaaaattaaaaaatctaatataactTTACACGTTAATTAATatccaaatttaattattacatTAATGTCTTatcataatattttaaattttaaaaattattttatcaagcACACTTGTTTGCATAGTTATCAGAACCGAACCGGTAATTGACCTGGTCATACGACTGGATCACTGGTTCAACCGGTGAGTCACTGATTTACCTGATTGACCcggtcataattaaataaaattataaaattataaaattaaaatttaaatgcatatttttaaaaatatattaataataattaaatatcaattcttagataaaatttatactgtaaaaaaagataataaattagtcactaataaaaaatattttttcaatttaaatgaacaaaaaaaaataaaaaataacacaatcaatatcaatatatttatatactatgTGTTGTTACTTGTTTGGTATTCATGTGATTCTATGcttaaaaggataaaaaaataaaaaaatcattcatgttttgttatatatatatattttgtcatACATATGAACAGGGATGGAGATAGCTAAAATATTAGAGGAATgccaaaaatattaatataataaaataagactaaaataaaattttaaggggGGCTAAACTAAAAATTTCgtataatttacatgtaaaaaattaaaattagggggcaattactaatttattttgtcaaaaatagatactacaatttttaaaaaactactttttaaaaatttataaatttcttttaaaaagtaaaaattttatcaatctAAATGATATTTAAGCTTTGCCTATTTTTTGAAGGCATTCCTCTTGGCCATTTTTCTTGGATACATCACTTTAAACTGCCATATATGAAGCTGAAAACTTTGGAAGCAACACAACACATAAATGTGATAATAAAAACTGCTTCAAAGTGAGGCACTATCCCAAGAGATCAAACTCCACAATAGAAGGATTTACAAAATTAAGGGTCACGAGATAGAAGTATATAAACATCTTTCAAGTCAGAATCATCAGCCTCTCTACTAGTGTTGGGGATAAAAGATTAAGGGCCTTCATCTAAAGTCTAAACTATATCATAACTGCTATTCGCTTTTCCTGCACTTCACTGAACATGAACCAAATCGTCAACACGTTCATCAGCATTACCATTACCAGTTTCACCCTGTGAAAACAACATAGTCAACAACTCGGCATATATTTTAAGTAACCATAATCTTAAACCAAATTAACATAGGATATACAAGTATCTAGCATATGGACACCTACATTTGAATCATCCATGCCATCCCCTCCAGACTTTTTGGATTCAACCTGATAAAAGAATAACTCAGTTAATTAGCATCAAGGTTATTAAATTCTCAAGTTAACTCGTAGACTACAAATCAAGTTTTACGATTTTATGAGTTTGAGCTTTGCAATTCAAATTTAGATAAAATCTCCAGCTTGATTCTCTCGGTTAGCATCAAGACAGGTATATGTATCAGAAAAACATAAAGACGTGTGATGTATGCATCAATCAAGATTACTCACCAAAATCTTCCTGGAATTTACAGGCAACTGATCAATGTCCCAACCAATAACTTTACAGACAACCTGAGCATAAGCCCTGTGAGCTCGCATCCTTTTTGTCCTTAATACAGTAGTTGAATGTTGAAGTAGTTGATTGCAATCCTTAAACCTCTTCCATACTTTCTTCCATACAGCCCCACAAACCAAACAATAAAAGTGCCCTTCTTTGTGGTTGTTCTCGTAATATCTTCTTAATTCACCATCTTCTTTAAACACCTTTTCAAAAAACTTGTACTCTGCAGATTCATCACCCTCGTCGTCATTGTCATCACCATCTATCGactcatcctcatcatcatcttcatcctcatcatcgATGATGTCATCTTCATCAGAGTCCGAATTAGTATTGCCAACTAAAAATGCTTTGCAAGCTTTCACTGCCTTGAGCTGCAAATCTAGTGCTGCTATggttgatttttcttctgctgaaAGCAAATGAGTCTGAGAAGATGATTTGGTGTTGAATGAACGCCATCCTGAGTCTTCTGAGGGGATTTTGCAAACCCATCCAGCACCAGAAACCGGAGATTCATGAGAAACCTGCATTTAAGTTTCATTAGTAAATCAGGATGCAAACATGCAAGGGAATTGTTAAcatataaaattagtaaaaatcaAAGAAAGTACAAAGCCTAGTCACAAAAGGAGTACCAATTCcctctttcaaaattttaatctgcagtttagtttgtattttgatCAATTAACTAAGGAGGTTAATATCCATGGCAAGCAAAGTTTGCTGTATTTAGCTTAATTATTGCTGCGATTCTAGCAAAAAACATAGCATATGGTCATAACTACCATGCCATTTATGTGATCTCTTCAAAGAAGAGTATCAATCCACAGCATCATCAATTTATAACTTGAGGAAAGTAGAAACGATTTTACAGAAGATCAATCAAAAGGACACATGCACTTAATTATCTATCTACTAGCCTATAAACAGATCTGAGAATTAGAAAAGGAAAACATCTTatgtttacataaaaataacctGTGACACAAAAACAGCTTAAAACACATTAATCCTCATACATCATAATAAATAACAATGACAGcaaaaccaaaaagacaaaaacaCACACATTGAAAAATGAAACTTTAGGTCAAGCTTTCTATTCAGCatttatataatttgaaaatagaGCACCATAGAACAGAGCCAACATTAAAATGGCAAAACATTATTTTGGACCCAATTTACATTATTAGGTTTAGCTTCTGATTTgtgattttctttttgtctAAACGGATACAAAAAAGAGAAGATTAACCTCAGTAGCAGGAGACTCATGCTCATCAGATTGAAATGGAGTAATGGCTTTTGCTGCAGCAGCAGCATTGTCCTTAAAATGATCAAAAAACACAGCAAACCAAATTCATTTACACAAACGAAACAAAGAACTTGAGGAAATGAAAAATCtggttttgaaattagaaaaggaaaaaggaagagaGCTTTTACCTGCGGCTTAATTTGGTTCATGTTGATCCCCAGAAATTGCAAAAAGAGTAGTAAAAGCAGTGTTGGGTCTCTAAACTGTGTGAAGTGTGAACTAAGTAGAAGTAATGGTAAGAACGAAAGTTGAAAATACGAATTTTAGGgcagaaagaattcaaaaaaaCTTTGggcttttttgttttccatcaGGTTATATACATTTTTTACATGGTCATAAGAAGAAGCCCAATAATAAATTGCATACTAATAACAtcttttttagaaaaccaactTGAATTGGTCAAGTGGTCAGCTCACTCTTCGCTTAAGTGTCGGGATTCGAACTACGCATTATGCATGCAATAACTCATTCGGCAGCAGCAGACCCTTAAATAGAGCTCAAATCCGTGATGGATTAGTCCAAATTGAATTGATCTAGTAGTTACCTCACTCGTCCGTTTAAACAAGTTGGTTCCGCTTAGTCATTAATCGTTTGGGTTGGAGAATAgtgtgaaaaacaaaaaaacacccCAACCAAATTGAATTAATCTAGTGGTAATTAATATAAACTAGTATTTTCAAACCACCCCCACTTAAGAATGAGTTGGCATTCAAAATCGTAGAGGCTATTTTAGACAAAATTcaacaaacaaaataattatgaaggcaaacaaaaaaataaaaaaattaggaacacttttaattttcaatcaaaactATAAAGattaaaatcatatttaatccaaatcttttatttattgCATTTGGCTCATGATACTGTTAATAGACATGCAATTGAAATTTAGTAACATTATCAATGTTATCGATTTCTAACAtttcattcttattttcttATCAATTTACAATATTTATGACTAATTATGTATGCTGTTTGAGCtaagtttttcatttttgtatgttttttttttcttcttcttcaatgtgTTTTCTAAGTTTGTGTTATTAATTGTCGTTAATAGTTTGCTGATTCATGA comes from the Arachis duranensis cultivar V14167 chromosome 7, aradu.V14167.gnm2.J7QH, whole genome shotgun sequence genome and includes:
- the LOC107459932 gene encoding uncharacterized protein LOC107459932, which gives rise to MITGLAMELSDRRRTRFWEDVWLQCGFLKDRFPRLFSVSNQCGLTVGDCGFWDGLEWVWNFQWRRELFQWELDLLSQLHEALILVLQEGMLPEDVTSYSFTKSIWNDFVPSRVELFAWFVLVHHLFLGYDFAWQVWSAWLSMFGRPCSHFTQFRDPTLLLLLFLQFLGINMNQIKPQDNAAAAAKAITPFQSDEHESPATEVSHESPVSGAGWVCKIPSEDSGWRSFNTKSSSQTHLLSAEEKSTIAALDLQLKAVKACKAFLVGNTNSDSDEDDIIDDEDEDDDEDESIDGDDNDDEGDESAEYKFFEKVFKEDGELRRYYENNHKEGHFYCLVCGAVWKKVWKRFKDCNQLLQHSTTVLRTKRMRAHRAYAQVVCKVIGWDIDQLPVNSRKILVESKKSGGDGMDDSNGETGNGNADERVDDLVHVQ